From Microcebus murinus isolate Inina chromosome 13, M.murinus_Inina_mat1.0, whole genome shotgun sequence, the proteins below share one genomic window:
- the OR2C3 gene encoding olfactory receptor 2C3, translated as MTYSQTRWPFAPPSLHVMMGTANASSPEVFVLLGFSARPSLEPVLFLVVSGFYVVSLLGNGVIILVSCVDVHLHTPMYFFLANLSFLDISFTTSIVPQLLVNLWGPQKTISYGGCVVQFYVSHWLGATECVLLAVMSYDRYAAICRPLRYTAIMHPELCLGLAVTAWLGGLTTSMVGSTLTMLLPLCGNSRIDHFFCEMPLIMQLACVDTSLNEVEMYLASFIFVVLPLGLILVSYGHIARAVLKIRSAEGRRKAFNTCSSHVAVVSLFYGSIIFMYLQPARSNSHEQGKFVALFYTVVSPTLNPLIYTLRNKDVRNALRHVVLQNCCGFTGKQGQA; from the coding sequence gTGGCCTTTTGCCCCACCCTCGCTGCATGTGATGATGGGAACAGCCAATGCAAGTTCTCCAGAAGTCTTTGTCCTCCTGGGCTTCTCTGCCCGGCCCTCACTGGAACCTGTCCTCTTCCTAGTTGTCTCGGGTTTTTACGTGGTGTCTCTCTTGGGCAATGGCGTCATCATCCTGGTCTCCTGTGTGGATGTGCATCTGCACACGCCTATGTACTTCTTTCTTGCCAACCTCTCCTTCCTGGACATTAGCTTCACCACAAGCATCGTGCCACAACTCCTGGTCAATCTCTGGGGACCACAGAAAACCATAAGCTATGGCGGGTGTGTGGTCCAGTTCTATGTCTCCCACTGGCTGGGGGCAACCGAGTGTGTCCTTCTGGCTGTCATGTCCTACGACCGCTACGCTGCCATCTGCAGGCCGCTCCGCTACACTGCCATTATGCATCCAGAACTCTGCCTTGGCCTGGCAGTCACCGCGTGGCTGGGGGGTCTGACCACCAGCATGGTGGGCTCCACACTCACCATGCTCCTGCCGCTGTGTGGGAACAGCCGCATCGACCACTTCTTCTGTGAGATGCCCCTCATCATGCAACTGGCTTGCGTGGACACCAGCCTCAATGAGGTGGAGATGTACCTGGCCAGCTTCATCTTTGTCGTCCTGCCTCTGGGGCTTATCCTGGTCTCCTATGGCCACATTGCCCGCGCTGTGTTGAAGATCAGGTCAGCAGAAGGACGGAGAAAAGCATTCAACACCTGCTCTTCCCACGTGGCCGTTGTGTCGCTGTTTTACGGGAGCATCATCTTCATGTACCTGCAGCCAGCCAGGAGCAACTCCCACGAGCAGGGCAAGTTCGTAGCTCTCTTCTACACTGTAGTCAGCCCCACGCTGAATCCGCTCATTTACACACTGAGGAACAAAGATGTGAGGAATGCCCTCAGGCACGTTGTGTTACAGAACTGCTGTGGTTTTACCGGGAAACAGGGACAAGCTTAG